The following are encoded in a window of Eschrichtius robustus isolate mEscRob2 chromosome 1, mEscRob2.pri, whole genome shotgun sequence genomic DNA:
- the LOC137749595 gene encoding collagen alpha-1(III) chain-like, with the protein MAQGAQGSHQRAQRGTWGCGPLSSGPQSARGPSPLAAGALAGQEPGPRKPHRKHCVRMDTHMTRHLREPPPPQRLALDTVPRSLRAARPQDRAGCPPQQRPPGLPSLLSPTCLWPHQPLEARVATRYTHPDSLPTTSENQRQARSPWEVPECLGTGQGELPRADKPRLPAPSRPSPAAEGRGTLQRGISAAWKGQQRDCPSPQSPALPPHLWARDLLRAQRAPASCSLPAGAAQSFQEVAGVPLKLPKPQTERDLGLASPAGPLLSGGPSQAARAERGARSRALLVPSVPRQLRLVTQGQGPPGRRTPAPQAQAWHGPSQADAGVLQVTATLPDHPGLVLGFGVRRRHRGPLPASPLQTWLFSPGQGWAHQHLWVICVQHHSRGGPGEPGRAGPHSALSLGTFVWRLEAGSLSVPPPPPRSSFSGQTRQRQQPHVEDTPADTGGSPLLAPEAIGFLCRVLELRPTSLQQFGSWKAGITALQEPTAGGGGPSSQQAPEEALWPPWERDHNPGGWPEALQRDLGPEGGGRSRGREDTVGGPGGARGPGLQLVSRGNQPCWHPICLLTTCDTKARWFTHTRVNPGHARAARSPPPQPLPARQSQESPVNVVRRADPGFGSPSSTLCVFTSSPKCPHLSLGPTFPSSSWASCPPSPPSRGPASPQPVSLRNKKLQNEARRPHLGKPRAGLGNRICSAPPAPSRRLVAMAGTAPPGPRSRAPSRPPAGAGASLASRPRAPVREAPVRAEEGGDPEPARFSPGPRRPELPCPLYPGPRPDPPSPYPQLPAPFAPTPPPLPPPIPSPGLEPPLPPPIPGSPRARRRGSQAAARTHPRPAAGLSAPGPVETAGKAAPGRAWGERGDFGLGGPEGAPGSPRGSQADRAEARGKRASWVPARTRAGEDRDRVPRQDPIPGTDGVPRGVFYLHSTLRALPARPRGSGDPSGRGNWEAAEGRPAPARDAPGVQGWARDPALGPGASPAPAPSGIQLSAGAEGAEEVAKPSALTHAPGIPGGGPPASATPPNRAGPSPRGCCSPAALRVPARTSQPPRHWPARPHGLARPLFGL; encoded by the exons GGCCCACGGAAGCCCCACAGGAAGCACTGCGTCCGGATGGACACTCACATGACACG ACACCTGcgggagcccccccccccccagcgccTGGCGCTGGACACCGTCCCAAGAAGCCTGCGAGCTGCCCGGCCTCAGGACCGGGCTGGCTGCCCACCCCAGCAGAGACCCCCTGGCCTtccgtccctcctctcgcccaCGTGCCTCTGGCCCCACCAGCCCCTGGAGGCCAGGGTGGCCACGCGTTATACCCACCCCGACAGCCTCCCCACCACCTCCGAGAACCAGCGACAAGCACGCAGCCCCTGGGAAGTCCCCGAGTGCCTGGGCACGGGGCAAGGAGAGCTTCCCCGGGCGGATAAGCCCCGGCTCCCGGCTCCGAGCCGGCCCAGCCCTGCGGCCGAGGGGCGGGGGACTCTGCAGAGGGGCATCTCAGCAGCTTGGAAGGGGCAGCAGAGGGACTGTCCCTCCCCCCAGTCCCCCGCCCTCCCACCGCATTTGTG GGCCCGGGACTTACTCAGGGCCCAGCGGGCGCCAGCCTCGTGCTCCCTCCCTGCAGGCGCGGCTCAGAGCTTTCAGGAAGTAGCAGGAGTGCCTCTAAAACTCCCCAAACCGCAAACCGAGCGAGACCTGGGGTTGGCCAGCCCGGCGGGGCCTCTTCTCAGTGGTG GACCTTCCCAGGCGGCTCGGGCCGAACGTGGGGCCCGCTCGCGTGCGCTGCTGGTGCCTAGTGTTCCCAGACAGCTGCGGCTGGTCACCCAGGGGCAGGGACCCCCGGGGAGACGGACCCCAGCTCCTCAGGCTCAGGCCTGGCATGGCCCCTCACAGGCTG ATGCGGGGGTGCTGCAGGTGACCGCCACCTTGCCTGACCACCCTGGGCTGGTTCTGGGTTTCGGGGTGAGACGGCGGCACCGTGGGCCCCTCCCTGCGTCCCCACTGCAGACCTGGCTcttcagcccagggcagggctgggcccacCAACATTTGTGGGTGATCTGTGTCCAGCACCACAGCAGGGGCG GGCCAGGGGAGCCCGGGAGGGCGGGCCCCCACTCTGCACTTTCCCTCGGGACGTTCGTCTGGCGGCTGGAGGCTGGCTCCCTCTCggtccccccacctccacctcgcAGCAGCTtctcagg ACAGACGAGGCAGAGGCAGCAGCCCCACGTGGAAGACACCCCGGCTGACACGGGCGGGAGCCCATTGCTTGCTCCGGAAGCAATCGGTTTCCTCTGCAGGGTGCTGGAGCTCCGGCCAACCTCCTTACAGCAGTTTGG GTCCTGGAAGGCAGGGATCACGGCCCTCCAGGAACCCACAGCTGGAGGAGGGGGTCCCTCAAGTCAGCAGGCACCGGAAGAGGCACTGTGGCCGCCCTGGGAGCGTGACCACAACCCTGGTGGGTGGCCAGAAGCATTGCAGAGGGACCTGGGGCCTGAGGGGGGCGGGCGCAGCCGAGGGCGGGAGGACACGGTCGGGGGGCCGGGGGGAGCGCGAGGGCCAGGCCTGCAGCTGGTCTCCCGGGGTAACCAG CCCTGCTGGCACCCCATCTGCCTCCTCACCACCTGCGACACCAAGGCTCGCTGGTTTACCCACACACGAGTGAACCCGGGGCACGCGCGTGCGGCAC gctccccgcccccccagcccctccctgcccgTCAGAGCCAAGAGTCGCCTGTCAACGTGGTCAGGAGAGCTGACCCTGGCTTTGGGTCCCCGTCCTCCACCCTTTGTGTCTTCACTTCCAGCCCCAAGTGTCCGCAT CTGAGCCTGGGGCCCaccttcccctcctccagctgGGCCAGCTGTCCGCCCTCTCCGCCCTCCAGAGGCCCAGCGTCCCCACAGCCTGTTTCTCTTCGGAACAAG AAACTCCAAAATGAGGCGAGGCGTCCGCATCTCGGGAAGCCGCGGGCCGGCCTGGGGAACCGTATCTGCTCCGCTCCGCCGGCCCCATCGCGCCGCTTGGTGGCCATGGCCGGCACTGCGCCCCCCGGGCCTCGCTCCCGAGCTCCCTCTCGGCCGCCGGCGGGCGCGGGCGCCTCCCTCGCCTCGCGGCCCAGAGCCCCTGTCCGGGAGGCGCCGGTGAGGGCAGAGGAAGGCGGAG ACCCTGAGCCTGCTCGCTTCTCCCCCGGCCCCCGTCGCCCTGAGCTTCCTTGCCCCCTCTACCCCGGCCCCCGCCCGGACCCTCCCAGCCCCTACCCCCAACTCCCTGCCCCTTTCGCCCCGACCCCTCCACCCCtaccccctcccatcccctcccccggCCTAGAGCCGCCGCTGCCCCCTCCGATCCCCGGCTCGCCCCGGGCCCGCCGGCGGGGTAGCCAGGCTGCGGCGCGCACCCACCCTCGCCCGGCGGCGGGCCTGAGCGCGCCGGGGCCTGTTGAGACCGCCGGCAAAGCAGCGCCGGGGCGGGCCTGGGGCGAGCGAGGAGATTTCGGTCTTGGCGGCCCGGAGGGGGCTCCAGGCAGCCCCCGAGGGAGCCAGGCGGACAGAGCGGAGGCGCGGGGCAAGCGGGCGTCCTGGGTCCCCGCGCGAACGCGCGCCGGAGAGGACCGCGACCGGGTTCCCAGGCAGGACCCCATCCCGGGCACAGACGGGGTTCCCCGTGGTGTCTTTTATTTGCACAGTACTCTGCGAG CCCTCCCCGCCCGTCCCCGGGGGAGCGGCGACCCCTCGGGGCGCGGAAACTGGGAGGCGGCGGAGGGGAGACCGGCTCCTGCCAGGGACGCTCCGGGGGTGCAGGGCTGGGCCCGCGACCCCGCCCTAGGCCCGGgggcctcccccgcccccgccccatcgGGAATCCAGCTCTCCGCGGGGGCCGAGGGGGCCGAGGAGGTGGCGAAGCCGAGCGCGCTGACACACGCGCCCGGAATTCCCGGGGGGGGGCCGCCGGCCTCGGCGACCCCTCCGAACCGGGCCGGCCCCAGCCCGCGGGG GTGCTGCAGCCCTGCCGCCCTGCGCGTCCCCGCCCGCACCTCACAGCCCCCGCGCCACTG GCCAGCGCGGCCCCATGGACTGGCCCGGCCCCTCTTCGGCCTGTGA